In Cydia pomonella isolate Wapato2018A chromosome 27, ilCydPomo1, whole genome shotgun sequence, a single genomic region encodes these proteins:
- the LOC133532685 gene encoding uncharacterized protein LOC133532685 isoform X1: MTLLDRIPDSTWFFCFPMSLAVFCITVLGIIHPFLWIKVMKVYRSELFVFMYVLIVFWAVLSVALLYAIYAESHCIYAFWIWYTMVFGVVMAGLMFLLFCGFCVLAMRRKSIVALLACIYYLVTLYFVVVVNKQRKEVFGLAATCGSCAIKHVFPNAEVEQTHDKHTPMSTTVYTMHPTMRTDNYVHETTTTPTTLTTTVTTTTLTTTTSAEARREMSPAMAALLAGGGDDEDNESSHTDRPPRIWTEGIRPEPEQVWTTDTPSDRVEAIARLSELLINSNECRKPRKPAHGRFQSSGRRSAMLKLTLHCDPGYRESSVATQCKYNWWDRPIPQCRKRKPPGPLPLPGGGCLLPGYPAHGEYRVADHARARPGDRVAGDNVVLLVTCDEPYRAVDPYVICVEGRWRHGPPSCLKHCKLVFDPTVDYRCLKAFKDEFLACSTWQPDGAVVAAACRPGHAHRGPFRYMRCRGNDWDHVVSCVPNANFTSS; encoded by the exons atgacTTTGCTGGATAGAATACCGGATAGCACATGGTTTTTCTGTTTTCCCATGTCATTGGCTGTTTTCTGCATAACAGTGCTAGGTATC ATCCACCCGTTCCTGTGGATCAAGGTGATGAAGGTGTACCGTAGCGAGCTGTTCGTGTTCATGTACGTTCTCATCGTGTTCTGGGCCGTGCTTAGCGTGGCGCTGCTCTACGCCATATATGCG GAGTCTCACTGCATCTACGCGTTCTGGATCTGGTACACGATGGTGTTCGGCGTGGTGATGGCGGGCTTGATGTTCCTCCTGTTCTGTGGGTTCTGCGTGCTGGCCATGCGCCGCAAGTCCATCGTGGCGTTGCTGGCCTGTATCTATTATTTAG TGACCCTCTACTTTGTGGTAGTAGTGAACAAGCAGAGGAAGGAGGTGTTCGGGCTGGCGGCGACGTGTGGCTCGTGTGCCATCAAACACGTGTTCCCTAACGCAGAAGTAGAACAGACACACGACAAACACACGCCCATGTCGACCACGGTGTATACAATGCATCCTACGATGAGGACCGACAATTACGTGCATG AAACAACGACAACACCCACGACACTGACGACCACTGTCACGACAACTACTTTGACAACCACGACGAGTGCAGAAGCAAGGAGGGAGATGAGTCCAGCGATGGCCGCGCTTTTGGCTGGAGGGGGGGATGACGAAg ATAACGAGAGCTCACACACGGATCGTCCGCCGCGGATATGGACGGAGGGGATCCGTCCGGAGCCAGAGCAGGTCTGGACCACAGATACCCCGAGCGACCGAGTTGAGGCTATCGCCAG GTTATCAGAACTACTGATCAATAGCAACGAGTGCCGCAAGCCTCGCAAGCCAGCGCACGGGCGCTTCCAGTCCAGCGGACGGCGCAGCGCCATGCTGAAGCTCACGCTGCACTGCGACCCTGGCTACAGGGAGAGCTCTGTCGCCACACAGTGCAAGTACAACTGGTGGGACCGCCCCATCCCGCAGTGTAGAA AGCGTAAGCCCCCCGGCCCACTCCCCCTCCCCGGCGGCGGCTGCCTCCTGCCCGGCTACCCGGCGCACGGCGAGTACCGCGTGGCCGACCACGCGCGCGCGCGGCCGGGCGACCGCGTGGCCGGCGACAACGTCGTGCTGCTGGTGACGTGTGACGAGCCTTACCGCGCCGTGGACCCTTATGTGATCTGTGTCGAGGGGCGGTGGAGGCATGGCCCGCCAAGCTGTCTAA AGCACTGTAAGCTGGTCTTCGACCCGACCGTCGACTACCGGTGCCTGAAAGCGTTCAAGGACGAGTTCCTGGCGTGCAGCACCTGGCAGCCGGACGGCGCCGTGGTGGCGGCCGCGTGCCGGCCCGGGCACGCGCACCGCGGGCCCTTCCGCTACATGCGGTGCCGCGGCAACGACTGGGACCATGTCGTGTCGTGTGTTCCTAACGCTAACTTCACCAGCAGTTAA
- the LOC133532390 gene encoding 4-hydroxybenzoate polyprenyltransferase, mitochondrial, translated as MLNMSLRNYHRLRIPLTQIQNLQANIQKSCLCGNIYLNKYKYDIKHVRVHSTQSDHRQKAVIETTNVIDKLSIDKRGLELWRVKIDPYVKLARWDRPIGVHLLYWPCSWSIALGSLPGTVPLETSLKMAGLFLVGAGLMRGAGCTINDMWDRDIDAQVERTKDRPLVSGAISTKQAVGFLAVQLSLALGVLLQLNCYSVALGASSMLLVITYPLAKRFTNYPQIFLGATFNWGALLGYSALQGAIDPAVCLPLYFGALAWTVVYDTIYAHQDKMDDARIGMKSTALTFGAATKPALSGALALSASGLLLAGAGAGLAWPYPAALAAATLHAAGQIYTLNPDNPADCASKFKSNTLIGLIILLGILGGGYSQYIDNRARHRGKEDLSVTSSCLFG; from the exons ATGCTAAATATGTCTCTCCGTAACTACCACAGACTACGTATACCATTAACACAAATACAAAACCTGCAAGCAAATATACAAAAATCCTGTTTATGtgggaatatttatttaaataagtacaaatatGATATAAAGCATGTACGGGTGCATTCCACACAGAGTGACCATAGACAGAAGGCTGTGATAGAGACAACTAATGTGATAGACAAGTTAAGTATAGACAAAAGAGGACTAGAGCTGTGGAGGGTGAAGATAGACCCGTATGTGAAGCTAGCAAGATGGGACAGACCTatag GTGTCCACCTCCTCTACTGGCCCTGCTCCTGGTCCATAGCGCTGGGATCTCTCCCCGGGACGGTGCCCCTGGAGACCTCCCTCAAGATGGCAGGGCTGTTCCTGGTGGGCGCGGGGCTGATGCGGGGCGCGGGCTGCACCATCAACGACATGTGGGACAGGGACATTGATGCTCAG GTGGAACGAACCAAAGACCGCCCACTGGTATCGGGCGCGATATCCACGAAGCAGGCTGTGGGTTTCCTGGCGGTCCAGCTGTCGTTGGCTCTAGGAGTACTGTTACAGCTCAACTGCTATAGCGTGGCGCTGGGTGCCAGTAGCATGT TGTTGGTTATAACGTATCCGCTAGCGAAGCGTTTTACGAACTACCCCCAAATTTTCCTGGGGGCTACCTTCAACTGGGGCGCTTTACTGGGCTACAGCGCCCTACAGGGTGCCATCGACCCAGCGGTCTGCTTGCCGCTCTACTTCGGGGCTTTAGCTTGGACAGTGGTGTACGACACCATCTATGCGCACCAG GACAAAATGGACGACGCTCGCATAGGCATGAAGTCCACCGCGCTCACGTTCGGCGCCGCCACCAAGCCGGCCCTCAGCGGAGCCCTGGCGCTCAGCGCCAGCGGCCTGCTGCtggccggcgccggcgcggggCTCGCGTGGCCCTACCCCGCCGCCCTCGCCgccgccacgctgcacgccgcCGGCCAG ATATACACCCTGAACCCGGACAACCCTGCCGATTGCGCGTCCAAATTCAAGTCTAACACCCTCATCGGACTAATCATCCTGCTGGGCATCCTGGGCGGGGGTTACTCGCAATACATAGACAACAGAGCGCGGCATAGAGGCAAGGAGGACCTCAGTGTTACCAGTAGTTGTTTATTcgggtaa
- the LOC133532391 gene encoding zinc finger protein ZFMSA12A-like: protein MSLFYTNREVRMINDRKRKKEISDAGDEEVLGQMYSCDFCTDEYDSETELHVHRKVKHREQVAKILTEDISCKICISQHKDFEELLKHTKSTHLLSSEDAEHVHREIFICDICNRMYFNKKMLEVHTQYMHDPVHKYKLSGSCPKCNKQIQIKHVWFHFQRHLIQSVACCQICLKKCKNRADLQEHLRTHPNYYHCTLCGYESKVKESFTAHMQAHNSNLHESGNIAIDESILWKCFAPRKNAKKSTCSMGIKGLCLNDLFVCVLCRGLCKEKEKAAHIAKYHLVDIVATKKRYMCVCGEQFFNNVLLKHHVFKLKGEHKVCDA, encoded by the exons ATGTCGTTATTTTACACAAACCGAGAAGTGCGAATGATAAATGATAGAAAGCGGAAGAAAGAAATATCCGACGCAGGCGATGAAGAAGTGTTAGGGCAGATGTATTCCTGCGATTTTTGTACGGACGAATATGATAGTGAAACGGAGCTGCACGTTCACAGGAAGGTTAAACATCGCGAACAGGTGGCTAAAATACTAACTGAAGATATAAGCTGCAAG ATATGCATCAGCCAACACAAAGACTTTGAGGAACTGTTAAAACACACAAAATCTACTCATCTCTTGAGCTCTGAAGACGCCGAGCATGTTCACCGCGAGATCTTCATCTGCGACATCTGCAACCGGATGTATTTCAACAAGAAGATGCTGGAGGTCCACACGCAATACATGCATGACCCCGTACACAAGTACAAACTCTCCGGATCATGCCCCAAGTGCAAcaaacaaatccagatcaaacaTGTCTGGTTTCATTTTCAACGTCACCTTATCCAAAGCGTTGCTTGTTGccaaatatgtttaaaaaagtgtaaaaaccGGGCAGACTTACAGGAACATCTCAGAACACATCCAAATTACTACCATTGTACGCTCTGTGGTTACGAAAGTAAAGTTAAAGAAAGTTTTACGGCGCATATGCAAGCGCATAACAGCAATTTGCATGAAAGTGGAAACATAGCGATAGATGAGAGTATATTGTGGAAATGCTTTGCTCCGAGAAAGAATGCGAAGAAGAGCACTTGTAGTATGGGCATTAAAGGTCTGtgtttaaatgatttatttgtgtgtgtgttATGTAGAGGGCTATGTAAGGAAAAGGAGAAAGCAGCACACATTGCCAAGTATCATTTGGTGGATATAGTGGCTACGAAGAAACGGTATATGTGTGTGTGCGGTGAACAGTTTTTTAACAATGTGTTGTTGAAACATCATGTGTTTAAGTTGAAAGGAGAACACAAGGTTTGTGACGCGTAG
- the LOC133532685 gene encoding uncharacterized protein LOC133532685 isoform X2: MKVYRSELFVFMYVLIVFWAVLSVALLYAIYAESHCIYAFWIWYTMVFGVVMAGLMFLLFCGFCVLAMRRKSIVALLACIYYLVTLYFVVVVNKQRKEVFGLAATCGSCAIKHVFPNAEVEQTHDKHTPMSTTVYTMHPTMRTDNYVHETTTTPTTLTTTVTTTTLTTTTSAEARREMSPAMAALLAGGGDDEDNESSHTDRPPRIWTEGIRPEPEQVWTTDTPSDRVEAIARLSELLINSNECRKPRKPAHGRFQSSGRRSAMLKLTLHCDPGYRESSVATQCKYNWWDRPIPQCRKRKPPGPLPLPGGGCLLPGYPAHGEYRVADHARARPGDRVAGDNVVLLVTCDEPYRAVDPYVICVEGRWRHGPPSCLKHCKLVFDPTVDYRCLKAFKDEFLACSTWQPDGAVVAAACRPGHAHRGPFRYMRCRGNDWDHVVSCVPNANFTSS, from the exons ATGAAGGTGTACCGTAGCGAGCTGTTCGTGTTCATGTACGTTCTCATCGTGTTCTGGGCCGTGCTTAGCGTGGCGCTGCTCTACGCCATATATGCG GAGTCTCACTGCATCTACGCGTTCTGGATCTGGTACACGATGGTGTTCGGCGTGGTGATGGCGGGCTTGATGTTCCTCCTGTTCTGTGGGTTCTGCGTGCTGGCCATGCGCCGCAAGTCCATCGTGGCGTTGCTGGCCTGTATCTATTATTTAG TGACCCTCTACTTTGTGGTAGTAGTGAACAAGCAGAGGAAGGAGGTGTTCGGGCTGGCGGCGACGTGTGGCTCGTGTGCCATCAAACACGTGTTCCCTAACGCAGAAGTAGAACAGACACACGACAAACACACGCCCATGTCGACCACGGTGTATACAATGCATCCTACGATGAGGACCGACAATTACGTGCATG AAACAACGACAACACCCACGACACTGACGACCACTGTCACGACAACTACTTTGACAACCACGACGAGTGCAGAAGCAAGGAGGGAGATGAGTCCAGCGATGGCCGCGCTTTTGGCTGGAGGGGGGGATGACGAAg ATAACGAGAGCTCACACACGGATCGTCCGCCGCGGATATGGACGGAGGGGATCCGTCCGGAGCCAGAGCAGGTCTGGACCACAGATACCCCGAGCGACCGAGTTGAGGCTATCGCCAG GTTATCAGAACTACTGATCAATAGCAACGAGTGCCGCAAGCCTCGCAAGCCAGCGCACGGGCGCTTCCAGTCCAGCGGACGGCGCAGCGCCATGCTGAAGCTCACGCTGCACTGCGACCCTGGCTACAGGGAGAGCTCTGTCGCCACACAGTGCAAGTACAACTGGTGGGACCGCCCCATCCCGCAGTGTAGAA AGCGTAAGCCCCCCGGCCCACTCCCCCTCCCCGGCGGCGGCTGCCTCCTGCCCGGCTACCCGGCGCACGGCGAGTACCGCGTGGCCGACCACGCGCGCGCGCGGCCGGGCGACCGCGTGGCCGGCGACAACGTCGTGCTGCTGGTGACGTGTGACGAGCCTTACCGCGCCGTGGACCCTTATGTGATCTGTGTCGAGGGGCGGTGGAGGCATGGCCCGCCAAGCTGTCTAA AGCACTGTAAGCTGGTCTTCGACCCGACCGTCGACTACCGGTGCCTGAAAGCGTTCAAGGACGAGTTCCTGGCGTGCAGCACCTGGCAGCCGGACGGCGCCGTGGTGGCGGCCGCGTGCCGGCCCGGGCACGCGCACCGCGGGCCCTTCCGCTACATGCGGTGCCGCGGCAACGACTGGGACCATGTCGTGTCGTGTGTTCCTAACGCTAACTTCACCAGCAGTTAA